CGCGCGGCCGGGCGCGGTGGTGTACGCGGCCTCGGGCGACGTGCGGCCGGACGGGGCACTGGAGGACGTGGTGCGGGCGGTCGCGGCGGGCGCGGTGGTGGTGACGCCGTCGCTGTACCCGCTGTACGACCCGCGCAACGCGCCGCCGGAGTTCCGCGACCCGGTGCTCGCGGCGGTGGCCGCGGGCGGCGGGTCGCTCTTCGCCTCCGGGGTGGACCCCGGCTGGGGCAACGACGTGCTGCCGCTGCTGGTCAGCGGGCTCGGCACGACGGTGGACGCGGTCCGCTGCCAGGAGATCTTCGACTACTCGACGTACGAGCAGGAGTTCTCCGTACGCGAGCTGATCGGGATGGGCAAGCCGCTCGCCTACGAGCCGCCGATGCTCTACCCGTCGGTGCCGACGATGGTGTGGGGCGGGCAGATCCGGCTGATGGCGCGGGCGCTCGGCGCCGAGGTGGAGGAGATCCGCGAGACGGTGGACCGGCGCCCGCTGGAGGCGACGGTGAAGACGCGGACGATGGGCGTCTTCGAGGAGGGCACGCAGGGCGCGGTCCGCTTCGAGGTGCAGGGGATCGTCGGCGGCGAGCCGCGGATCGTGATCGAGCACGTGACCCGGATCCATCCGTCCTGCGCGCCGGACTGGCCGGTGCCGCCGGACGGCGCCGGGGCGCACCGGGTGATCGTCGAGGGCCGGCCGCGGATCGAGGTGACGGTGGCGGCCATCGACGAGGGCGAGAACCGGGCGGCCGGCGGGAACGCGACGGCGGTCGGGCGCCTGGTCGGGGCGATCGACTGGCTGGTGGCGGCGGAGCCGGGGCTCTACGACGCGCTGGACGTGCCGATACGGCCGGCGATGGGGAAGCTGGGAAGGAGACCGCGGTGATCATCGACATCCCGGAGGGGCAGGAGCCGATCGGGTACGTGTGGGGCGACATGGTCCCGGAGATCGGGACGGCGGCGGCGAACTTCTCGCTGTCGGTGTACGCCCATACGACCCTGGGGCTGCGCGAGTTCGAGGCGGCGCGGCTGCGGATCGCGCAGATCAACGGCTGCGGCTTCTGCCTGGACTGGCGGACGGACCGGGACGGCGTGAAGGTCGAGGAGGGCTTCGACGCGGTGGTCGCGGCCTGGCGGACGACGGAGGTGTCCGACTCCTTCGACGCGCGGACGCGGCTGGCCGCGGAGTACGCGGAGCGGTACGCGCTCGACCACCACGGCCTGGACGAGGAGTTCTGGTCGCGGATGACGGCCCACTACAGCCAGGCGGAGATCGTGGAGCTGACGATGAGCCTGGGCTCGTGGCTGGCCTTCGGGCGGCTGAACCGGGTGCTGGGGCTCGACGAGGTGTGCGTGCTGCCGACGGGCTGAGCCCGTCGGGTCGTCAGGGGCCGGCCGGTTCTCGAACCGGCCGGCCTTCGCGCGTGTCCGGTCACGCTCAGAAGTCCTCGGCGATGATGCGCTCGATGTTGCGCTCGGCGAGGGCGGTGATGGTGACGAAGGGGTTGACGCTGGTGTTGCCGGGGATGAGGGCGCCGTCGATGACGTAGAGGCCCCGGTAGCCGTGGAGGCGGCCGTGGTTGTCGGTGGCCCGGTCCAGGACGGCGCCGCCGAGCGGGTGGTAGGTGAGGTGGTCGCCCCAGATCTTGTAGGTGCCGAAGAGGTCGGTGCGGTAGATCGTCCCCTCCTTGGCGTTGATCTTGTCGAAGATGGACTTCGCCATGTCGATGGACGCCTGCTTCCAGGACCGGTCCCAGCTGAGCTCGACCCGGCCGGTGGCCGCGTTCCAGGTGAACTCGGCGCGGTGCGGGGTCCGGGTGATGGAGAGGTAGAAGGAGGCGTAGGTCTCGATGCCGGTGGGCAGCGGGGCGACCTCGGCGAAGGCCCCGCCGGCGTCCCAGTTGTCGATGCCGGCGGTGGGCATGGCGGACTGGAGCGTGCCGGTCGGGTCCCACATGTGGTTGGCCCGGCCGCACATGACGTTGCCGTTGTCGCCCCAGCCCTTGCCGATGTGCTCGTTGAGGGCGGGCAGGGCGCCGGTGGCCTTGAGGCGGGTCAGGAGCTTGCTGGTGCCGACGCTGCCGGCGGCGAAGAAGACCCGGTCGGCGCGGACGGTCTTGGTGGCGAGGACGGCGCCGGTGGTGTCGATCTGGTCGATGGCGACCGTGTAGCCGCCGGCGGCTGCCGGGGTGACCGAGGTGACCCGGTGGAGGGCGGAGACGGTGACCCGGCCGGTGGCGGCGGCCTGGGCGAGATACGTCTTCTGGAGGCTCTTCTTGCCGTGGTTGTTGCCGTAGATGACCTCGCCCTCCAGGGCGGACTTCGGTACGGCTCCGGCCGCCTCCTGCTTCATGTAGTCCCAGTCGTAGACGTTGGGCACGAAGACGAAGGGGAAGCCGGAGCGCTGGGCGTGCTTGCGGCCCACCCGCGCGTACTGGTAGCAGGCGGCGTTCTCCCACCAGGCCTCGTCGACGGAGGTGACGCCGAGGCCCGCGTTGGCGCGCGGGTAGTAGGTGGCGTACATCTCGGCCGGGTCGACGGTGGGGAGGATGGCCGGGAAGCGCTCGCGGCGCGGGGTGACGGCCATGCCGCCGTTGACCAGGGAGCCGCCGCCGATGCCGCGTCCCTGGTAGACGGTGATGCCGGCGAAGTCCTCGGCGTCGAGGATGCCGGTGTGCCGGGGCACGTCCTTGTCGAGGGGGAAGCCGAGGAACTGGCTCAGCGGCTGCTTGGTGCGGGTGCGCAGCCAGAAGGAGCGGTAGTCGGGCTTGGTGGTGTTGGCGAAGACCTTGCCGTCGGGGCCGGTGGTGTCCCAGGCCAGGCCCATCTCGATCATGTGGACGTCGACGCCGGCGCGGGCGAGGCGGAGGGCGGCGACGGAGCCGCCGTACCCGGTGCCGACGACGAGCGCGCGGACGTGGGAGCCGTCGGGGACGGGGCAGACGTTCAGCCCGGGGACCTCGGCGCGGGCCGGGGCGGCGAGACCGCCCGCGAGGGCGGCGGCGCCGAGAACGGAACCTGTTCCGGTCAGGAAGCGGCGGCGGTCGATTCCGTGCAGTCCCTGGGCGGACAGGGGGCGTTCACTCATGTGATCTTCCTCACTCGTGAGCGAATGGGAACACGTTCTACGACCGTCCGCCGAGGAAGTCACGAGAAACCGCCGGGTAACTTAGGCCGAATACGCCCCCTTGATCCCCGCGGCGACGTACTCCGCGTGGGCGCGTGCCGCCGGCAGCCGATCCGCCCAGGAGCCGTACTCCCCCGCCAGATACTGGGCTCGGGCGGCCTCCAGCGGCGCCCGGTGCTCCGTCGGCAGCCGCGGCAGCAGCAGGGCCGCGGCCTCGTCCTTGGAAAGGATCCGGCCGGTGCGCAGGGTGGTGTGGATCCGGGCGAGGGTGAGCAGGACGTTGCGGGTGTCGCCGTCGAGGTCGGCCAGCAGGCCGGGGACGCCCTCGACGATCGCGGCCCGCAGGTCGGCCTCCGGCACCGGGTCGAAGAGCTCGCTCGGGCGCGGGCCGTACAGGGAGACGTCGCCGTTCCGGGCCATGGTGAGCAGCGGCGCCAGGTCGGGGCAGGGCGCGGGGGCGGGGGTGAGGCCGGCCTCGAAGTCGTCGCGGAGCCATTCGCCGTAGAGGTACTCGCAGACCGGCGGGTACCGCCAGGGGCGGACGTCGGCGTGGACGACCAGGCTCAGCTCGACGGGCCGGGCCGGGCCCCGGTACGCCCGGACGCCGGAGACGGCGAGCAGGCCGTCGGTGAGGGCCCGCCGCTCGGCCTCGGTGGTGTGCCGGGTCAGGACGACGAGGACGTCGACGTCGCTGGTGGGCCGCAGCCCGCCGAGGACGGCGGAGCCGTGCGCGCAGGCGGCCCGGACGGCCTCGTCCCCGAGGGTCTCGCGGATGATCCGGACGACGTCGTGGGCCTGTGCGGCGCCGGCGTCGGGCGGGCCGGGGGCGTGGGACACGGGGGCTCCTGGGCGGGTGGGTGGCGGACGGGGAGTCCGTCACCGTACCGGAGGGGCCGGGGCCGAACCGGTTGGTTTCCGGCTCGCGGGCGGAGGAGGGGGGAGGTCGACGCCCGCGAGCCGGTGTTCGGGGGCGCCGTCAGGCGCGGGCCGGGAGCGGCGCGGACTCGCGCGAGCTGCCGGTGGCCAGGGCGGGTTCGGCGCGGACCGGGCCTTCGAGGAGCCGGCGGAGGAGGGCGGTGCGGCGGGCCGGGTCGTCGCCGTCGTTCTCGGCGAGGAGGGCGGCGAGGACGGCGATGCGGGCCTGGCCGGCGCGGAGGGTGCCGGTGAGCAGGCCGCCCGCGGCCACCAGGTCGACGGCGCCGCCGCCGGTGTAGATCTCGGCGAGCGGGCCGGCCGGGACGCGGGTGGTGACGGCGACGAGGACGCCCTGGGCGGTGGCCTCCGCCACTGCCTCGGCGATCTCCGGGGTGGCGTTCCCGGCGCCGGTGGCGACGAGGACGATGCCGCGGGCCCCGGCGGCGAGGGCGGCGTCGAAGTGCAGCCGGTCGCCGTCGGTGTGGTGGAAGACGACGTCCACGCGGGGCAGCGCGCCGCGGCCGGCCTCCGGGTCGGCGGTGCGGGCGGCGTCCGGCAGCGGGAGGACGGCCGGGCGGTCGGGCAGCCGCTCGACGTCGACGCGGGAGAAGCCGACCCGGCCCAGGCGCTCGGCCGAGGGGTCGGAGAAGGCGTCGGCGGCGAGGGTCTGGGTCTTCACCGTGCCGCGGGCCGCGTGCACGCGGCCGTCGAAGACGACCAGGACGCCGAGGTCGCGGACGGTGGCGGCGACCTGGAGGGCGTCGTACAGATTGCCCGGGCCGTCGCCGTCGCCGGTGCCGAAGGGGCGCTGGGCGCCGGTGAGGACGACCGGGCGGGGGTCGGCGTGGTGGAGGTCCAGGAGGAAGGCGGTCTCCTCCAGGGTGTCGGTGCCGTGGGTGACGACGACGCCGTCGACCCCGGGGTCCGCCAGGGTCTCGTGCACCGTGCGGAGCAGCACGAGCTGGTGGGCCGCGGTCAGGAGCGAGCTGTTGACGTTGAAGAGGTCGCGGACCTCGACGGTCACGCCCTCGGGGAGCGGGGCGGTGGCCAGCACGTCGTCGCCGGAGGCGTCGGCGGCGTAGCCGGTGCCCTGCCAGCGGCTGGCGATCGTGCCGCCGGTGCTGATGACGACGATCCGGCGCGGGGTTCCGTCGTTGGTCCGCTGCATGTCCGCCGCCTCTCGCTGCTCTGGTGCCGTGCCGGCCCTGGCACGGCTCGTGATGGGCGTCGGCAACCCTAGACCAAAAGGATGAGCAGGCGATTGCGGATAGTGGTGCAGGAATGTTTCACCGTGGCAGATAATTGCGCCATGGACCGAATCGATCTCCACATCTTGCGCGAGCTCCAGCAGGACGGCCGGCTGAGCAACCAGGAGCTGGCCCAGCGGGTCGGCCTGAGCCCCTCCCCCTGTCTGCGCCGGGTGCGCCAGCTGGAGCAGGACGGGGTGATCAGGGGCTATCGGGCGGTCATCGACCCGGAGGCGGTCGGGCGGGGCTTCGAGGTGCTGGTCTCGGTCGAGGTGAAGCGGGACCGGGAGACGGTGGAGGCGTTCGAGGAGGCGCTCCAGTCGATCCCGGACGTGATCGAGGCGTACCGGCTCTTCGGCAGCCCGGGGTGCCTGCTGCGGATCGCGGTGGCGGACCTGTCGGCGTACGAGCGGCTGTGGATCGAGCAGCTGACCGCGCTGGCCGGGGTCACCGAGGTGAACTCGCAGATCATCATGAAGCGGATCAAGGAGCCGAAGGGGATGCCGGTGGACGTCCGGGGCGCCTGAGGCCGAAGTGATGCGACTCGCCGTCAGAGGATCGTCCAGTATGCGAGAACGTCACCGAATGGCTCTTTGTCCGTAACACGACAACCACCCCCTCCGTGCGACTCTCCCGGATGACACGCAGTCAACACGCGTAGAGCGCCGCCCCCCCCTGAGCCCGGGGGACGGCGCTCCCCCGCGTGCCGTCCCCGGAAAGGGCCCCCCATGTCGGTTGCACGGATACGCAGGTGGAAGGTCTGGGCGGCGGTCTCCGCCGCCGTCGTCGGACTGGCGCTCCCCACGCTCACGGCGGCGCCCGCCGCCGCGACCACGAACGCCTACGACACCACGTACTACAAGAACGCGGTCGGCAAGACCGGTACGAGCCTCAAGTCGGCGCTGCACACCATCATCAGCAGCCAGAGCAAGATCTCGTACGACGCGGTCTGGAACGCGCTGAAGGTCACCGACCAGGACCCGAACAACACCAACAACGTCATCCTGCTGTACAGCGGCGTCTCGCGCAGCAAGTCCCTCAGCGGCGGCGACGTCGGCGACTGGAACCGCGAGCACGTGTGGGCCCAGTCCCACGGCAGCTTCGGCACCTCGGCCGGCCCGGGCACGGACCTGCACCACCTGCGCGCCTGCGACGTCCAGGTCAACAGCATCCGCGGCAACAAGGACTGGGACTTCGGCGGCAGCGCCGTCAGCGGCGCCTCCGGCAGCTACACCGACTCCAACTCCTTCGAGCCGCGCAACGCCGACAAGGGCGACGTGGCCCGGATGATCCTCTACATGGCCGTCCGCTACGAGGGCGACGACGCCTGGGCCGACCTGGAGCCCAACGAGTCGACCACCAACGGCAGCGTCCCCTGGCACGGCCGCCTCTCGGTCCTCAAGCAGTGGAACGAGCAGGACCCGCCGAGCGCCTTCGAGGAGCGCCGCAACGACATCATCTTCAACTCCTACCAGGGCAACCGGAACCCGTTCATCGACCACCCGGAGTGGGTCGAGGCGATCTGGTAGCAGCGCGCCCCGGGCCCCGGCCGCACCCCCGTTTTGGATTGTCGGAGGATCATCAATACGATCCGCCGATGATCACGAGAAAACGGCTGGCGACCGGGGCCTGCGCACTGCTCGTCGCCCTGACCGCCGCGCTGCTGCCGACGAGCGCGGCCGCCGACGAACCGGCGAAGGAATCCCCCAAGGTCGAGCTGGTCCTCGACGTCAGCGGCTCCATGCGGGCCAAGGACATCGACGGCAAGTCCCGGATGAGCGCGGCCAAGCAGGCGTTCAACGAGGTCCTGGACGCGGTGCCGGAAGAGGTCCGGCTCGGCATCCGCACGCTCGGCGCCGACTACCCCGGCAACGACCGCAAGCGCGGCTGCAAGGACACCCGCCAGCTGTACCCGGTCGGCCCGCTCGACCGGACCGAGGCCAAGACGGCCGTCGCCACCCTCGCCCCCACGGGGTGGACTCCGATCGGCCCGGCGCTGACCGAGGCCGCCAAGGACCTCGGCGAGGACGGCGCGACCAAACGAATCGTCCTCATCACCGACGGCGAGGACACCTGCGGCGTCGACCCGTGCCAGATCGCCCGCGAGATCGCCGCCAAGGGCATCCACCTCGTGATCGACACCCTCGGCCTGGTGCCGGACGCCAAGACCCGGCAGCAGCTCACCTGCATCGCCGAGGCCACCGGCGGCACCTACACCTCCGTGCACCGCACCGAGGACCTCTCCCGCCGGGTACGCCAGTTGGTGGACCGCGCGGCCGACCCGGTGGTCACCCCGGTCGCCACCGAGGGCACCGGGCAGTGCGCGGACGCCCCGCAGCTCAAGCCCGGGCTCTACACGGACCGCGAGTCCTTCGGCGAGCACCGCTGGTACAAGGTCGACCTGCTGCCCGGGCAGGAACTGCGCGCGTCCGTCAGCGTCTCCGCCGACCGGGCCGTGAACAACGACTACGGCGTGCTGCTGCGGGCCGTCACCCGGAGCGGGCGGGAGATCGCCCGCGGCTCCGAGGCCGGCGACGGGCGCACCGACGTGATCTCGACCGGCCTGCGCTACCCGAAGCCGGAGATCGAGGACGCGGACGAGGACGGCGACGGCAAGCCGGCCGCCGAGACCGTCTGCCTCCAGGTCAGCAACTCCTTCTCCGCTCCCCCGGCCGTGAAGACCACGCCCGGCATGCCGATCGAACTGGCCGTGGACATCGTCGACGGCCCGGCGGGCGCCTCGGACGTGGCCTCCTTCGGGCTCGGCCGCGGCTGGTGGCTGCTCGGCGCGCTGGTGCTCGCCGGCTTCCTCGCCGGCCTGATCTGGGGCTGGCTGTCCCGCTGGCGCGTCGCCGTCTGGAGGACCCACTGATGCGTACCGTACGGATGCTCGCGGCGGCCGCGCTGGCCGGCGCCGCTCTGCTGGGCCCCGCCGCGCCGGGCGCCCTCGCCGACACGCCCACCCCGTCGGCCTCGGCCGGCGAGGAGGCGGGCCCCACGGAGGCCGGCACGACCTTCCGTACCGCCGCCGCCTTCCGGCCCGGCCAGGAGGCCACCGCACAGGCGGCCACGGGTGACTACCTGTACTGGGTCTTCCCCGCGGACACCGGCGAACGGCCCACCGTGAAGGCGACGGTGACGCTGCCGGAGAGCGCGCTCCGGCACGGCCCGGCGACCTGGCGGGTGGACGTCTACGACGGGCTGCGGCGCCGCCAGCCGTGCATGTACGGGACCCAGTCCCGTACCGCGGCCGAGGAGGCCGGTTCGGTGGAACTCGCCTGTGTGCTGCGGCCGGTGCGGGCCTCAGCCGACGCCTGGGCGAACGACCCGCTGCCGGGCAGCTACTACGTCCGGCTGACCGTCACCGGGCTGCCGGAGGAGGACCTGGGGCAGCCGTTCTCGGCCCGCGTCGGCGTGGACGTCTCCGACCGGGGCGGCGCGTACGCCACCGACGGCGCGCTCGCCGCGCCGCTGGTGCCCGGCGCGACCACGGCCGAACTGGCCGAGGCCGAGGAGGCCGCGGGCCGGCGGACCGCGGTGGAGGCCGCCGCGCCGGAGGGCGGCTGGTCCTCCGGCTGGTGGTCGGACCGCTGGATCTGGACCGCGGCCGGCGGCGTCCTCGCCGCGCTCGCGGGCATCGGCGGCTACGCCCTGACCAGGGGCTCGGGCCGCCCGCCGCGGGTGCCGCCCGCCGCCTGACCCACCGTCCGGAAGCCCCCGTCGCACGCGCGGCGGGGGCTTCCGCGTGCCCGCGCGCAGGAGGCGCTTTACAGTTCGTGTCGCGAACTATATGGTTCGTGACACGAACTACCGGCGTCGGGGTGCCGTCGTCGGACCACTTCCGAAGGGAACACGGACATGAACGCGATCGTCACCGTCATCGGCGGGGGTTACGGCGGCTCGACCCTGGCCAAGGCACTGGAAGCGGACACCGAGGCCGGCGTCGAGGTCGTCCTCGTCGACCCCAAGGACGCCTTCGTGCACGCCGCCGGCTCCCTCCGGGCCCTCGTCCGGCCGGACTGGGCGGACCACGTCTTCTTCCCGTACGACCGGCTGCTCACCCGGGGCCGGGTGATCCGCGACCGCGCCGCCTCGGTCGACACCCGGGGCGTCACCCTCGCCTCCGGCGAGCGCGTCGACGCCGACTACGTGGTCGTCGCCACCGGCTCCGCCTACCCGTACCCCGCCAAGTTCGACACCGACTCCTCCGCGGAGGCCCTGGACCGGCTGCGCGCCACCCACGAGGAGCTGGCCCGCGCCGACCACGTGCTCGTCAGCGGCGCGGGACCGGTCGGCCTCGAACTCGCCGGCGAGATCCGGTCCGTCTGGCCCGACAAGCGGATCACCCTGGTCGACCCGCGCGAGGGACTGCTCCCCGGCTTCGCCCCCGAACTCCGCGACGACCTCGCCCGGCAGCTCGACGAGCTGAAGGTGGAGGTTCGGCTCGGCGTGACGCTCACCGAGGAGCCGCCGGCCGGCCCCGGCCGCGCGGGCACCTTCACCGTGGGGACCTCCGACGGCGGCGCGCTCACCGCCGACATCTGGTTCCGCGCCCACGGCGGCGCCGTCCACCAGGGCTTCCTCTCCCCCGCCCTGACCGGCGCCCTCACGGCGCGCGGGCGGCTCCGCGTCGACGGGCACCTGCGGGTGGAGGGCCAGGAGCGGGTCTACGCGATCGGCGACGTCACCGCGCTCGACGAGGCCAAGATGGCCGGGTACGCGATGCAGCACGCCGAGGTCGTGTCGGCCAACATCCTGGCCCAGGTGCGGGGCGGCGAGCCGGCGACCACGTACACGCCCTCCCCGATCCCGTCCGTGCTGCTGCTGCCGCTCGGACCGCTGGGCGGCGTCGGCCAGTTCCCGTCGCCGGACGGGCCGCTCGTCCTGCCGGCCGCGACGGTCTCCGCGTACAAGGGCCAGGACCTCTTCACCGGGCGGTTCGCCGAGCTGTTCGGCACCGCCGGGGCGTGACCGCCCCGCACCCGCGCGACGGTTCAGGGCCGGTCGGAGAAGACCTCCGGGACCTCGTTGTCCAGGACGACCCGGCCCAGCAGGTCGGCCAGCCGCTCCCGTTCGGGGTCGTCGAGCCCGGCGGGCAGCAGCTCGATCCGGCGGCACGCCTCCGTGTAGAACACCTCGGCGAGGCGGGCGCCCTCCCCGGTCAGGGCGACCCGCACGGCCCGCCGGTCGTCGGGATCGGCCGCGCGCTCGACGAAGCCCAGCCGCGAGGTGCGGTCCACCAGACCGGTGAGGCTGGACTTGGCGAGCCCGAGCTTGGCGCCCAGCTCGCCCATGCCGGTCGGGCCCGGCATCAGGACGCACAGCAACTGGCCCTGCTGGGGCGTCAGCCCGTAGGCGTGCGCGGCCTCCGCGTACGCGGTGTTCACCAGAAACGCGGAGCGCACCAGCGCGGCGACGACTCCGATCCGCTCACCCTCGTCCTTGGCCATACGGCCAGAATACCCTTCGTGGCACGAACCATCTGCCCTCAGGGCATCCGCCGGGCGCCCTCCAGGACCGCCTGCCGGATCCGGTGGTAGGTGCCGCAGCGGCAGATGTTGCGCAGCTCGTCGAGGTCGGCCTCGGTGACCTCGCGGCCCGCCTCCCGGGCCTTGCGGACCGCGTCGACGGCCGCCATGATCTGCCCGGGCTGGCAGAAGCCGCACTGGGCGACGTCGAGGTCGAGCCACGCCTCCTGCATCGGATGCAGCTCGGCGCCGACGGTGTCGGGCAGGCCCTCGATGGTGGTGACCTCGTCCTCGGGGGCGAGCTGCCCGACGGGGACGGCGCAGGGCGTGAACGCCTTGCCGTTGAGGTGGCTCGTACAGGCCCGGCACACGCCGACCCCGCAGCCGTACTTGGGGCCGGTGACGCCGAGGACGTCCCTGAGGACCCACAGGAGGCGGACGTCGGACTCGACCTCGGCGGTGACGGCCTTGCCGTTGAGGATGAACGTGTGCTGGGGCACGGTTGCTCCGGGGGTGTCAGAGGACGCGGTCGCGGCCGTCGGTCGGGGAGGCCGGGATCGGCGGCACGGCCGGCGTGGGCGTGAAGGCGAGCCGGGCGGTGTGGTTGACCGGGAAGACGGTCGGCATCGTGCCGGTCGCCCGGCCGTACGCGCCGGCGACGGCCGCCATCGCGGCGGCCACGGCCAGCTCGCCCGCGCCGCCGGGCGTCTCGCCGGTCGGCGGCATGACGACGATCTCCAGCTCGGGCGGGGTGTTCCACTGCCGCGTGTAGTAGTAGTTGTCCCAGCTGGACTCCAGGAAGGCGCCGTCCTTCAGGTGCAGTCCAGACGTGAGCGCGAGGGCGATGCCGTCGGAGATGCCGCCCATCATCTGCGCCTCCAGACCGCGCGGGTTGACCGCCAGGCCGACGTCGACGGCGCACACCACCCTGGTCACCCGGGGGCCGGTGTACGCGTTCGGGACCGTACGTCCGGTGGTCGCGGGCCGGCAGTCGATCTCGGCGAGCACCGCCACGTACGAGTGGTACTCGGGATGCACCGCGAGGCCCTGCCCGGTGCCGGGCTCCATCGGGCGCCCCCAGCGCCCCAGTCGGGCGACCTTGTCGAGGACGGCCCGGGCCCGGGACTCCTTCAGGAGGCGACGGCGCAGCTCGTAGGCGTCCTCGC
The Streptomyces roseofulvus genome window above contains:
- a CDS encoding Lrp/AsnC family transcriptional regulator, producing the protein MDRIDLHILRELQQDGRLSNQELAQRVGLSPSPCLRRVRQLEQDGVIRGYRAVIDPEAVGRGFEVLVSVEVKRDRETVEAFEEALQSIPDVIEAYRLFGSPGCLLRIAVADLSAYERLWIEQLTALAGVTEVNSQIIMKRIKEPKGMPVDVRGA
- a CDS encoding aminoglycoside adenylyltransferase family protein; this encodes MSHAPGPPDAGAAQAHDVVRIIRETLGDEAVRAACAHGSAVLGGLRPTSDVDVLVVLTRHTTEAERRALTDGLLAVSGVRAYRGPARPVELSLVVHADVRPWRYPPVCEYLYGEWLRDDFEAGLTPAPAPCPDLAPLLTMARNGDVSLYGPRPSELFDPVPEADLRAAIVEGVPGLLADLDGDTRNVLLTLARIHTTLRTGRILSKDEAAALLLPRLPTEHRAPLEAARAQYLAGEYGSWADRLPAARAHAEYVAAGIKGAYSA
- a CDS encoding MarR family transcriptional regulator, coding for MAKDEGERIGVVAALVRSAFLVNTAYAEAAHAYGLTPQQGQLLCVLMPGPTGMGELGAKLGLAKSSLTGLVDRTSRLGFVERAADPDDRRAVRVALTGEGARLAEVFYTEACRRIELLPAGLDDPERERLADLLGRVVLDNEVPEVFSDRP
- a CDS encoding asparaginase, translating into MQRTNDGTPRRIVVISTGGTIASRWQGTGYAADASGDDVLATAPLPEGVTVEVRDLFNVNSSLLTAAHQLVLLRTVHETLADPGVDGVVVTHGTDTLEETAFLLDLHHADPRPVVLTGAQRPFGTGDGDGPGNLYDALQVAATVRDLGVLVVFDGRVHAARGTVKTQTLAADAFSDPSAERLGRVGFSRVDVERLPDRPAVLPLPDAARTADPEAGRGALPRVDVVFHHTDGDRLHFDAALAAGARGIVLVATGAGNATPEIAEAVAEATAQGVLVAVTTRVPAGPLAEIYTGGGAVDLVAAGGLLTGTLRAGQARIAVLAALLAENDGDDPARRTALLRRLLEGPVRAEPALATGSSRESAPLPARA
- a CDS encoding carboxymuconolactone decarboxylase family protein, with protein sequence MIIDIPEGQEPIGYVWGDMVPEIGTAAANFSLSVYAHTTLGLREFEAARLRIAQINGCGFCLDWRTDRDGVKVEEGFDAVVAAWRTTEVSDSFDARTRLAAEYAERYALDHHGLDEEFWSRMTAHYSQAEIVELTMSLGSWLAFGRLNRVLGLDEVCVLPTG
- a CDS encoding dihydrodipicolinate reductase, which gives rise to MIRTVVWGTGNVGRAAIRAVDAHPGLELAAVLVSDPAKVGRDAGALAGLGHELGVAATDDVGAVLGARPGAVVYAASGDVRPDGALEDVVRAVAAGAVVVTPSLYPLYDPRNAPPEFRDPVLAAVAAGGGSLFASGVDPGWGNDVLPLLVSGLGTTVDAVRCQEIFDYSTYEQEFSVRELIGMGKPLAYEPPMLYPSVPTMVWGGQIRLMARALGAEVEEIRETVDRRPLEATVKTRTMGVFEEGTQGAVRFEVQGIVGGEPRIVIEHVTRIHPSCAPDWPVPPDGAGAHRVIVEGRPRIEVTVAAIDEGENRAAGGNATAVGRLVGAIDWLVAAEPGLYDALDVPIRPAMGKLGRRPR
- a CDS encoding GMC oxidoreductase, translating into MSERPLSAQGLHGIDRRRFLTGTGSVLGAAALAGGLAAPARAEVPGLNVCPVPDGSHVRALVVGTGYGGSVAALRLARAGVDVHMIEMGLAWDTTGPDGKVFANTTKPDYRSFWLRTRTKQPLSQFLGFPLDKDVPRHTGILDAEDFAGITVYQGRGIGGGSLVNGGMAVTPRRERFPAILPTVDPAEMYATYYPRANAGLGVTSVDEAWWENAACYQYARVGRKHAQRSGFPFVFVPNVYDWDYMKQEAAGAVPKSALEGEVIYGNNHGKKSLQKTYLAQAAATGRVTVSALHRVTSVTPAAAGGYTVAIDQIDTTGAVLATKTVRADRVFFAAGSVGTSKLLTRLKATGALPALNEHIGKGWGDNGNVMCGRANHMWDPTGTLQSAMPTAGIDNWDAGGAFAEVAPLPTGIETYASFYLSITRTPHRAEFTWNAATGRVELSWDRSWKQASIDMAKSIFDKINAKEGTIYRTDLFGTYKIWGDHLTYHPLGGAVLDRATDNHGRLHGYRGLYVIDGALIPGNTSVNPFVTITALAERNIERIIAEDF
- a CDS encoding (2Fe-2S)-binding protein, with amino-acid sequence MPQHTFILNGKAVTAEVESDVRLLWVLRDVLGVTGPKYGCGVGVCRACTSHLNGKAFTPCAVPVGQLAPEDEVTTIEGLPDTVGAELHPMQEAWLDLDVAQCGFCQPGQIMAAVDAVRKAREAGREVTEADLDELRNICRCGTYHRIRQAVLEGARRMP
- a CDS encoding VWA domain-containing protein, which translates into the protein MITRKRLATGACALLVALTAALLPTSAAADEPAKESPKVELVLDVSGSMRAKDIDGKSRMSAAKQAFNEVLDAVPEEVRLGIRTLGADYPGNDRKRGCKDTRQLYPVGPLDRTEAKTAVATLAPTGWTPIGPALTEAAKDLGEDGATKRIVLITDGEDTCGVDPCQIAREIAAKGIHLVIDTLGLVPDAKTRQQLTCIAEATGGTYTSVHRTEDLSRRVRQLVDRAADPVVTPVATEGTGQCADAPQLKPGLYTDRESFGEHRWYKVDLLPGQELRASVSVSADRAVNNDYGVLLRAVTRSGREIARGSEAGDGRTDVISTGLRYPKPEIEDADEDGDGKPAAETVCLQVSNSFSAPPAVKTTPGMPIELAVDIVDGPAGASDVASFGLGRGWWLLGALVLAGFLAGLIWGWLSRWRVAVWRTH
- a CDS encoding endonuclease I family protein, which translates into the protein MSVARIRRWKVWAAVSAAVVGLALPTLTAAPAAATTNAYDTTYYKNAVGKTGTSLKSALHTIISSQSKISYDAVWNALKVTDQDPNNTNNVILLYSGVSRSKSLSGGDVGDWNREHVWAQSHGSFGTSAGPGTDLHHLRACDVQVNSIRGNKDWDFGGSAVSGASGSYTDSNSFEPRNADKGDVARMILYMAVRYEGDDAWADLEPNESTTNGSVPWHGRLSVLKQWNEQDPPSAFEERRNDIIFNSYQGNRNPFIDHPEWVEAIW
- a CDS encoding NAD(P)/FAD-dependent oxidoreductase; amino-acid sequence: MNAIVTVIGGGYGGSTLAKALEADTEAGVEVVLVDPKDAFVHAAGSLRALVRPDWADHVFFPYDRLLTRGRVIRDRAASVDTRGVTLASGERVDADYVVVATGSAYPYPAKFDTDSSAEALDRLRATHEELARADHVLVSGAGPVGLELAGEIRSVWPDKRITLVDPREGLLPGFAPELRDDLARQLDELKVEVRLGVTLTEEPPAGPGRAGTFTVGTSDGGALTADIWFRAHGGAVHQGFLSPALTGALTARGRLRVDGHLRVEGQERVYAIGDVTALDEAKMAGYAMQHAEVVSANILAQVRGGEPATTYTPSPIPSVLLLPLGPLGGVGQFPSPDGPLVLPAATVSAYKGQDLFTGRFAELFGTAGA